The Theropithecus gelada isolate Dixy unplaced genomic scaffold, Tgel_1.0 HiC_scaffold_51, whole genome shotgun sequence DNA window CTCCGCAGGGCAGGGGAGACTTCCGAGCCTTCCCCTGAGGCCGCGGGGCGTCCGCGCTCGCTCCTCCGGGGCCCGCGGGGCTGGAGGCCTTCCCAGCCTGACCCCAGCAGGAAGCGCGGAGGCCACTAGAGGGCGGCCCAGGATGGGGAGAGTGAGGCGGGGGCCTGGACGGGGCTGGCGCGGTGGGGCCCCTTGGGCCCCGTCCCCAGGAAGCCGGCAGGAGTCTGGGACTTTCGCATCTATCCGGCCCTGACGATGCCCGCGCCGGCTCAGAGAGAAACCCATCAGTGTAGGCGCCGGTGGTTGACGGTCGGCTTGGGCCTGGGGTCCTGAACCTGCACCCCGGCTCTGAGTGGGAGAGCTGTGGCGTCCGCTCAGCCAAGCCCGGCCAGCTCAGCCGCCAGCCCCCTCTGCCTGGAGCCTGGGCCACCTTCCCACCAGCCCTTGTTTTCCCCAGAGGTCGGAAGCCCCCCACGGGGCTATCTGTTGAGGccccagggagggaggaagcccGTACCCGCCCTGAGGGCCAGacccatgttccccaggctagacACAGGTGGCCACAGAGCAGGGGAGGAACCACACAGGTGCAGGGGCCTGACCCCAGCCCAAGTCTCAAGAGAGGCTGGAAGCCAGAGGCCTGAGGCCAGTCCAGGTGCTGATGCCTATGTGGTCTGGTTGGGGCCCTGCCAGGAGCAGCCCTGTCCAGTGATGGTGAGGCCGGAGGCCAGAAGGGGGTGCATTTTCAAGCCACACCTCCCCAGAccagcctcccttcctcccaaccTGTGCTGCTGTGGGATCCTTGTGGGCAACCATCACCCTTTCCCACCCCCACTCCTGGGAGGACAGGAGGATGGAGTTGGGTGGTGATGCCGGCTTCAAGAAGCAGCACTTAGTCGCTGGTCTGTGCTGCCAGGAGCCCAGGCCACTGGCCTTCCTGATCCCACCACTCGTCCCACCACCCAAACTTGTGCTGAGATCCTGTGCCCGGCACTGATGCCTGAGTGGGAAAGGATTCTAGGGCCAGATCCGTGCTGGCCTGGCGAGGACTCTCTTGGAGCCACCCTGCTGCCTCGGGCTGTCTCTGCCGGAGCCTCCTTGCTCCTGCCCCCTTTGCAAGTGTCTGACCCGTATCCCGCTACTTCCGCCCGCCATCCGTCTGCCTCTCCGAGAGCTGTGCTCCCACGGTCTCCTCTCTGTCCTCAGCCACCGCCACGTCCCCCTTCCCCACATCCAGGTCAGCCATCAAGGGAATATGAACTCCTCCACGACCAGAAGCATGCCACACAGAACTAACTCAAATGACCCCTTCCCAGGACACCAACTCCCAGAGGACCCAGACCCAGACCTTTCAGCCCAAGGAATGGGATGATGTCAGGGGCTTCAGGTGGAGATGAAGACGACGTGGGCATTCCCAGGCCCAGACTCGTGCCTTGCCCACCCCTAGGAGACGGAGTTTCAGAAGCATACCTGGGCCAAGTCTAAAAATCAGATGGGGCTTTTATTGTGATGGTGGCAGGTCCACCAGCAGGTGCAAATGTGGGGTGCTGAGAGTGGCAACATAGGCCACCCCAAGCCACCTTCACCCCCTCCCCTGTTCTCAGCCAGTACAGAAGCCAAATGTGGCCCCAGCCCTAGACACTAGCCTAGGCAGAGTCCAAGGGAGGGGTGTCAGGGTCAGAAGTCACAGGGAGCCCAGTGACTGTCAAGGTGGCTGAGAGCAAGGCTAGGGTAGGGGTGGAAGCAGAGAAACGGCGGGGGGTGCAGCCCCAGGTGGCCCAAAGCAGTAGAGGGGCAAGGGCTGGCATTCACCAAGTCACCAGGTCCCTGGGGAGAACAGATGGTGCCTGGAGTCCTGCATGGTACAGGCGGAGGAGCCCTCGGGAGCTCTCGACGGCGGGCAGCACCCCAGGAGGAGTGGGACTCCTGCCCTGAGGCTGACCCCAGTTTTGGGGCTGCCAGATTCTGATGGGAGTGTCTTCCAGGAATGTCTTCCAGCCCCCAGTGGGCAGAGCCCAGGAGGGTCTGAGGGCATGCTGGGCATCAGTGGGATTTTGGTTGTGTCTGGGCTGAGCAGGGCCACCCGTGAGCAAAGGCCGAAGGGGTGGGGGCTGTGCTGCCACTTCTGCATATGCCCAGACCAAATTCCAGGAAAGCGGGACCAGCCGCTGGAAGGGGGTGAGCCCGGGAGCACCAGGAGATGCCCCGAGGGGCACAGACAGGAAAgatgcagctgctggcccagccAGGAGCCCAGGGTCCCCCTATTTGCAGTACTCCTTCCGGAACCCTGGAAGCCAAGGGCGCCAACGGGTCGGCGTCTGTTCTCCACCCTCATCACAGTGGGAGACGCAGGGCAGACCCCCAGCAGGACTCCCCAGGGACTTCGGAgcctgaggtggcaggggcccTGGGCCTGACTGGTGTCTGCCCTTGGGGGTCCTGGATGAGGTGGAATGGGGATGGGCAGGGCTCTGAGATGGGCTGAGGTAGCCCACTCACCTTTGTCTAGGTCGATGTACTTGGCAGGGAGGGGGCTGTGGGCCAGCTCTGCCCTCTCCTTCAAGATGTTGTTTTTGTAATCTGTGGGAGGAGAGCAGGCTGAGGTACCCTCTCCCAGGATGCACTTCCCAGCCCAGGCCTGGGAGCCGCGCCAGGGCCTTGGTGTCCCAGCACCGCCTCACCTAGCTGGATGTCCTCACTCCTGTAAAGTGTCTGGTCCCCTGCAGCCACAGCGAACTCCGCCAAATTCACATCCTTCCTGGAGGGCGAGAGTGGGAGGAGGTTAcagctgggtggggtggagggggtcCTGGTCCCCAGGAGGGCTGGGAGGGGGGTACTCACCCCTTTGACTTTCCCGACTTCTGGTCCGAGTATTCGTAGCCTGGGAAGGAGACTCACATTGGGGGCAGTGCCGCCCCCTCCGCAGGTCCCCCAGCCCAGAGGACCGCCCtcccgcccacctcagtctcctggggcCGCTGGCTCTGCCGGGGCAGCCTCACCTCCGCGGCGCCTGCGGGCGGCCAGGAGGACGGTGACCAGCAGCAGGATGAAGAGCAGCAGCGTGGCCAGCACGTAGCCCAGCTGCTGGAAGAAGTGGGCTCGGCTCTCGGGGACGATGACGTTTATGACGTTGTGGCCGCGAGCCAGTGTGGGGTCTGCGGGGGGCGCAGGGTGGGAGCGGCGTCAGGCACCAGCAAGACCTGTGCCCCGACCCAGGCCACGGCCCCTGCTGGGCTCCGCGGGCCTCCGGCAAGGGACAGCGGGCGCAGGGCAACCCCAAGTGGGGTGGGCTCCCGCCTTTCCGGGTCCCGGGGCGGCCCTTCACCTGGACCTGGGGCGCCGCTGTGGCTGGAGCCGTTGCCCGGAGAGCCCCGGGGGGGCGGCTCCGCGTGGGGTTCGGCGACCGTCAGGTGGAAGACGCGGCGTTCGTGCAGGCCGCAGTAGTGGTGGTGCAGGTGGCAGGAGTAGGTGCCCTCGTCGGCGGCCTCCAGCGGCTCGATGCGCAGCGAGAAGTCACCGCGCTCAAAGGCGTCTGCGCCCACGGCCACGCGGTCGCGCAGGAAAAGGGGCCCGTAGGCGCGGCGCTCGCCCGACGCGTACAGGTCCAGCAGGCGGTCCGCGCGGTCGTGCGGGACCCCGGGCGGCTGCCGATCCCAGTGCACCACCTGCTGCGCCTCCTCCACGTGCCGGTCGGTCCACATGTGCCCGCGGTTCACGCAAGTCAGGAGCGCGGGCGCGCCGCGCGCCACCGCCAACACCTCCTTCTCGCCGTCCCAGTAGGCGGGGGTGGCCGGGGCTGCGGAGGGGGCGCGGTCAGCGGCGCGCGGGCCCAGGCGCGGGGCGGGGgacggggggtgggggggcgcaCTCACGGCCGTCGGTGACCTCCAGGCGGACGGCCAGGCTCTCGTAGAGGTGGCAGTAGTGGTGGTGCAGATTGCAGGTGTACAGCCCCGCGTCCGTCTCCTCCACCGCTGCACACCCAGGAGGAAGCCGCGCGTGAGCCTCGCGGTGCCCTCGACCCCGCGGCCCCGGCCCCCCTGCCCCGACCCCGCGGCCCCGGCCCCCCTGCCCCGACCCCGCGGCCCCGGCCCCCGCACCGCGGATGAGCAGCGAGAAGTTGCCGTCGTCGAAGGCTGAGGCCGAGAGCTCCAGGCGACCGCGGTCCCGCGCCTCGTACACGCGCTGCTCGCCCGCCGAGTACAAGTCCAGCAGGCGCCGCGCAGGGCCGCCCCCGGGGCCGCGCAGGTCCCAGTGGAGCACGCGCTGGCGGTCGTGCAGCCGGTCCTGGGTCCACACCATGCGCGGGCTCTGGCAGCGCAGCACCGCCCGGGCGCCCGCCGCCCAGCTCACCGCGGACTCGGACACCACGGAGCTGCCAGCAGCGGCGGGCACTGAGGAccctggtgggggaggggagtccgtgggggaggggcaggccccCGAGGGCCCTGGTGGGGGAAGGTGAGTcattgggggaggggagggcaccCGAGGGTTCTGATGGGGGAGGGGGAATCAGTGGGGGAGGGGTGTCGGTGGGGGAGGGGCGGACCCTAGGGCCCTGATGGGGGAGAGGGAgtcagtgggggaggggagggtccCTAGGCCCCGAGGCCCCTCGTGGTGGAGGGCGAGTCCCTGGGAGGGTGCATGCCCCCAAGGGCCCATGTGGGGGAAGGGGAATCACTGGGGGAGGGGGGCcccccagggccctggtgggggtgggggagtgagtGGGGGAGTGGAGGGTCCCTGGGAccctggtgggggagggggcatcTGTGGGGTGTGTGGGCCCCGGAGCCCCGTCATGGGGGAGGGGTATACCCCCAAGAACCCAGGTGGTGGAAGGGGAATCATTGGGGGAGGGGCGGCCCACTGAGGGCCCTGATTGGGGAGGGGGAGTTCATGGGGGAGTGGTGGGTCCCGAGGGCCATGGTAGGATAGGGGACTCAGTGGGAGTGGGGCAGGTCCCTGAGGGCCCTTGTTGGGGAAGGACAGtcagtgggggagggggagggcccTGGAGGTCCCTGGTGGCGGAGGGGGCATCTGTGGGGGAGGGGTCGGCCCCAGGGCCCTGTGGGGGAGGAGGGTtagtgagggagggaagggctgAGGACCCCTCAGGGCAGGCCTGGCAAGACAGGAGGGCCTGAGGGGGAGGGGGATGGACAGCTGGGGCCAGGGTCACTTACCTGAGTGCAGAAGGACAGCAGAGCCTGGAATGAGAGGAGTGAGCTGTGAGGCCACCCACAGCCCCACCTGGCCCCGGGACCCCCACTTGGCCCCCATAGTccctcctgtagtcccagacaaAGTGGGTGCTGTGAGACCCACTTCGGTGCCGGGAGGGTGCCTCTCTACACAGCCCCGCATAGCCCTCCCTGCCACCCTGCTGGGCTGTGAACGGCACCTGCCCTTGGGGAGTGGGGAAGCCAGGGCATGGGTGTAGGCCAGGGCCAGGCCCCAAGCCAGCCGGTTCTGGGGTGTGTGTTTGTCACCGGGGCCACTCCACCTGGCTGCAGCCACGTCACCCAGAGCACCAACGAGGGTGGGTCTGTGGGATCCCCCACACTCCCTCCAGGGCTGTGCCCCAGCCCCCAAGGGTCCTTGGAGCCTCAGACGCTGGGGACCCCACACCACACCTAAGGCTCAGTGCAGCCCCTGCGGTGCTTCCACAGGGCAGAGGCCTGAAGGCTGAACGTGGGCCGTGACCCCGGCCGTCACCCCACAGGCCGGCATTCCTGCTTGCAGGGAACTCTCAGCATTTTAAGCTGCCTCAGCATCCACTGAGTCTAGGCTGGACTTCCTCCGATTGGAAGCCGGGCTGTCACCTGGGACAGTTTCCAGTTCACATCCCCTTTCCTCGAGCTGATCCACCCAGACGCCCCCCCTACACGGTGTCCCCTGGTGACCCCCCATGTCCCCACGGACTCCACGCCCCACATGGAATGTGCAGCCACACCGCAGAGACCCCGTACAGTTAGCATGGCCCCACGGGGCTCACGCCACTTGCCTTAAACCTACCAGTTAAAACTCcctcgccaggcacagtggctcacgcctgtaatcccagcactttgggaggctgaggcaggtggatcacctgaggtcaggagttcaccaccagcctggccaacatggtgaaaccctgtctctactaaaaatacaaaaattagccaggcatggtggtggtgggcacctatagtcacagctacttgggaggctgaggcaagaaaatcacttgaacctgggacgtggaggttgcagtgagacaagatcacaccactgcactccagcctccttgGCGAGAGAGAatctccgtccaaaaaaaaaattcctgaggGAAACCTGTATGTAGAACGCCCTGGTCCCAGTAAAGGGTTGGCCTGGGGGTCCCTGTCTCTCTCCACTTTCCCTGGCCTCACAGCACTCTGTGCACCCCAGGGCCTGTGGGTGATCAGAACTGTGCTTCCATCCTGTGTCTCTTGATCACTGGGGGCTGCTCTCCCTCCCGTAGATCCTACATGAAAACTGCCCTAGAGATGTGGCTGAGAGCCTGGGAGCTTCCCAGAGGAATGTGCCTGGTCAGCAGGCCAGCCCAGGCCTGGGAGCGGAGGCTGGAACAGATCCCACAGTTCTCAGGTCCCCCCCATCACTGATCCACTCCCTAAACGGAGCCCCAGCAAGAGGGGGTGCAGGAAGGGCCCTGATGGAGACGCCACCCTGCCTGGGCCCCCAGCCCTCTCGGCCCTCTGGCCTCCAGCTCCCCAGCAAGGGGAGGCTGGCCAAGGTCTCACTGAAGACATCGCACCCTCCAGCAAGCAGCTGTCCCGAGATCCCCTAGACCCATCCTCTTCCCTGGTGGGGCCTTCCCACCCCTCCTGGCCCAAGCGCAGACGGGCGGTTTTGTCCGAAACGGACTCACGTAGCCCCACGTGCTGCCCCCTCCTCGCCTCCCGGGGCCCCACACTCACTCTGCAGAAGCGCAAGTTTCCACAGCAGGATTCGGGATGGCAGCGCCATGGCCCCCGCCCAGCCCAGGCTTTGTCCCACTCGGCTCTAAGTCTCTCTCCAGAAAAACAGCCCtacccccttccccctccttaGCACCCGCAGTGACATCACGGAGCCCTGGGCCTGTCTACAGTCTGGGGACCGCCCCCTCTGGCTCCTCCCGGGCCCCTTGGCCTCCCCCATCCTCGCTGGCCCGCTGGGGAGGGGCAGTGTGGGAGCAGAGGCCCAGCCCCTCACGGTCAGGCCTGGGGAGGGGGTAGTGACCCTACCCTTGGAGGGACAAGAAGGTCTGAGGGCGTGGGCGCCTGAGACCACATGAGCGTGTCTCACAGCTGGGAGCCTTCCGGGCCTGTGGTGCGGGGTTGGGACTGTTGGGTGAGTGGCCCCTTGGCCCCACCTCTGGCCTCCCCCCCACGTGAGACACCTCGGGGCAGGGTCTTCCCCTCAGCCTGTTCCAGGCCCCAGAAAGGCCTCCCAGCGCTGAGACTGCCCCCACCCACTGTGCACCCTGGTACCCTTCTTCAGACCAGATGGCCCTTCCAGCTCCAACCCTTGGCCGTGCGTGACCTTGGTTCCCGTCTCCTCTGGGGGGCACGGTGGGCTCTCTTAAGACAGGATGATGGATGCTGCGGGTCAGTAGTCCCCTTTATAACCTGGACAGTCAGCCAGGGAGGGGGGGCCCTGAGCACTGGGAGGCCTGGGGGTGAGCAGACCTCTCCTCTGCTGGCCCCATCCTCTGGGGCTGCCCACCTTTAAGGGCGCAGCCTGGTGTCCCTGAAACTAGGTGCCGGGTTACAGGGCTCCTGGAGGAAGGGGAGAGTGGGATCCCCACCACGGAAGGCACAAATTTGAAACTCTGGGAAAACTTAAAAAGTCACATAAACAAATGCGAAATAACAGCCTGCACTGTGTACCAAACCCAACTCCTTCTAATTAAGCaaacctcaagaaaaaaaaatctgaacaaccACAACCACAAGAAACCCTCAGAGCATAGTTCAGCACGCCCACTTGGCGTGAGCTCTCCTTACAGGCCTCGGGGGCCCCGGGTTGGGGGGGCTTAACCCTGAACCCTGCTCTGGTCCCCAGGTCCTCAGACAGTGGGAAGCCCAGTCCCGATCAGAGTCTTGGTCTCAGGGCAAGGGGAGGGGGCTCTGCTGCTGCAGTGAAAGGGTGTGAGGGGCAACGGGCAGGACTCGGACCAACATAAGGATGCAAGACCCGCACCCCGGCCCGCCGAGGTCCGACCGTTTCCTCAGCAGGGTCCTGGCCCGGGAGGCGCCTTTCCAAACCGGCTTCAGGGCTGAACACATCCCACCACCCCCACTCGCTCCCTGGGCCTTTCATTCTGGAAAAACAAGCCCCACCTGGCTGGCCTCGAGGCCTCTGCTGGCCTCTCCTCCTGTTTTTCCAACTGGTTTGCATTAGTGCTGGCAGCTGCCCGCCCGCCCATGTCTGTCTCCATCGCACACCCTGGGGCCTTGGCCTctgctgtctctgtctccttctctggcTTCTTCCGTCACTCTCCCCGGTCCCTCTGTCCCCGTGGAGGGAGGAGGACAGCAGTTTGATGGGGGGCAGGGTTGGCCCTTTGGTCTGGGAGGGCTGAGAGGGGCGCCTGGTCCACACTGTGGCCTCAGGCCAGGGTTCGCCACACTGCGGGGCCGTCCCTCTCCGGGCAGTGGTCTCCAGCCACACTTTCGGGAGCCCAGCCAGCTGAGATGCAGGCCAGAGGCTGTCGTCTGAGAGGGCCCTGACCTCTGACAGGACCACCTGGGGGCAGCTGACCCCCCCCCGGGACCCTGGGCAAGGAGCAAAAGGCCGAAGAGGCCACCAggccccttccctgcccctccctgtcCGGCCCTCAGCAGGAAATAGCCACGGAGGAGAGCAGGCCCGGCAGTGACCAGGTCACCTGCTCCTCCCAGGGCCACTGACCTGTGtccctcctgccccttcctgGGCCGGGACTGCGGAGCCTCTGCTCGCTGGGGGGACGGGGTGGGGGTTCTGCAGCGCCGTGGGCGTGTGACTTAATTCCCAGCCTGGCCTGGCGTTTTTCTCCCTCCAGGAAAGAGGACAAACCAGGACAA harbors:
- the LOC112617846 gene encoding matrix remodeling-associated protein 8 isoform X1, with product MALPSRILLWKLALLQSSAVLLHSGSSVPAAAGSSVVSESAVSWAAGARAVLRCQSPRMVWTQDRLHDRQRVLHWDLRGPGGGPARRLLDLYSAGEQRVYEARDRGRLELSASAFDDGNFSLLIRAVEETDAGLYTCNLHHHYCHLYESLAVRLEVTDGPPATPAYWDGEKEVLAVARGAPALLTCVNRGHMWTDRHVEEAQQVVHWDRQPPGVPHDRADRLLDLYASGERRAYGPLFLRDRVAVGADAFERGDFSLRIEPLEAADEGTYSCHLHHHYCGLHERRVFHLTVAEPHAEPPPRGSPGNGSSHSGAPGPDPTLARGHNVINVIVPESRAHFFQQLGYVLATLLLFILLLVTVLLAARRRRGGYEYSDQKSGKSKGKDVNLAEFAVAAGDQTLYRSEDIQLDYKNNILKERAELAHSPLPAKYIDLDKGEWATSAHLRALPIPIPPHPGPPRADTSQAQGPCHLRLRSPWGVLLGVCPASPTVMRVENRRRPVGALGFQGSGRSTANRGTLGSWLGQQLHLSCLCPSGHLLVLPGSPPSSGWSRFPGIWSGHMQKWQHSPHPFGLCSRVALLSPDTTKIPLMPSMPSDPPGLCPLGAGRHSWKTLPSESGSPKTGVSLRAGVPLLLGCCPPSRAPEGSSACTMQDSRHHLFSPGTW
- the LOC112617846 gene encoding matrix remodeling-associated protein 8 isoform X2: MALPSRILLWKLALLQSSAVLLHSGSSVPAAAGSSVVSESAVSWAAGARAVLRCQSPRMVWTQDRLHDRQRVLHWDLRGPGGGPARRLLDLYSAGEQRVYEARDRGRLELSASAFDDGNFSLLIRAVEETDAGLYTCNLHHHYCHLYESLAVRLEVTDGPPATPAYWDGEKEVLAVARGAPALLTCVNRGHMWTDRHVEEAQQVVHWDRQPPGVPHDRADRLLDLYASGERRAYGPLFLRDRVAVGADAFERGDFSLRIEPLEAADEGTYSCHLHHHYCGLHERRVFHLTVAEPHAEPPPRGSPGNGSSHSGAPGPDPTLARGHNVINVIVPESRAHFFQQLGYVLATLLLFILLLVTVLLAARRRRGGYEYSDQKSGKSKGKDVNLAEFAVAAGDQTLYRSEDIQLACSPPTDYKNNILKERAELAHSPLPAKYIDLDKDPPGLCPLGAGRHSWKTLPSESGSPKTGVSLRAGVPLLLGCCPPSRAPEGSSACTMQDSRHHLFSPGTW
- the LOC112617846 gene encoding matrix remodeling-associated protein 8 isoform X3 codes for the protein MALPSRILLWKLALLQSSAVLLHSGSSVPAAAGSSVVSESAVSWAAGARAVLRCQSPRMVWTQDRLHDRQRVLHWDLRGPGGGPARRLLDLYSAGEQRVYEARDRGRLELSASAFDDGNFSLLIRAVEETDAGLYTCNLHHHYCHLYESLAVRLEVTDGPPATPAYWDGEKEVLAVARGAPALLTCVNRGHMWTDRHVEEAQQVVHWDRQPPGVPHDRADRLLDLYASGERRAYGPLFLRDRVAVGADAFERGDFSLRIEPLEAADEGTYSCHLHHHYCGLHERRVFHLTVAEPHAEPPPRGSPGNGSSHSGAPGPDPTLARGHNVINVIVPESRAHFFQQLGYVLATLLLFILLLVTVLLAARRRRGGYEYSDQKSGKSKGKDVNLAEFAVAAGDQTLYRSEDIQLDYKNNILKERAELAHSPLPAKYIDLDKGFRKEYCK
- the LOC112617846 gene encoding matrix remodeling-associated protein 8 isoform X4; its protein translation is MALPSRILLWKLALLQSSAVLLHSAVEETDAGLYTCNLHHHYCHLYESLAVRLEVTDGPPATPAYWDGEKEVLAVARGAPALLTCVNRGHMWTDRHVEEAQQVVHWDRQPPGVPHDRADRLLDLYASGERRAYGPLFLRDRVAVGADAFERGDFSLRIEPLEAADEGTYSCHLHHHYCGLHERRVFHLTVAEPHAEPPPRGSPGNGSSHSGAPGPDPTLARGHNVINVIVPESRAHFFQQLGYVLATLLLFILLLVTVLLAARRRRGGYEYSDQKSGKSKGKDVNLAEFAVAAGDQTLYRSEDIQLDYKNNILKERAELAHSPLPAKYIDLDKGFRKEYCK